A portion of the Bdellovibrionales bacterium CG10_big_fil_rev_8_21_14_0_10_45_34 genome contains these proteins:
- a CDS encoding DUF1844 domain-containing protein → MSTDDSQNPLNQIEANLSTLALSIASSAAMALGMSPHPESGKTRVDLSMARFNIDLLVVLKDKTVGNLSADEQELLTRLVSDLQVHYVSKKQ, encoded by the coding sequence ATGTCGACAGATGACAGTCAAAATCCGCTCAATCAAATTGAAGCCAACTTATCAACGTTAGCCCTTTCAATAGCCTCCTCGGCGGCGATGGCACTTGGTATGAGCCCTCACCCGGAGAGTGGCAAAACTCGCGTTGATCTGTCTATGGCGAGATTTAACATTGATCTTTTAGTTGTGCTTAAAGACAAAACAGTGGGCAACTTGTCGGCCGATGAGCAGGAACTCTTGACCCGCCTCGTCTCTGATCTACAAGTTCACTATGTTTCAAAAAAGCAGTGA
- a CDS encoding ATPase translates to MSSTFSDRILGEVSKVVIGQKEMLEGILIGLLTGGHVLLEGVPGLAKTLTISSISKAISLGFQRIQFTPDLLPSDLIGTMIFNQKTGDFTARKGPIFTNIVLADEINRAPAKVQSALLEAMAERQVTIGETTYILETPFLVLATQNPLEQEGTYPLPEAQMDRFMFKLLVTYPSKSEEMKILENMSREQAPSISTVVSKEELLEARSAVNRVYIDEKVKRYIVELVMATRSPSEHGLGRLTHLISLGGSPRATINLTRAALAHAFLRGKDFTTIDNVKAIAKDVLRHRIILTYEAEAEGVTVDEVISEILGEIEIA, encoded by the coding sequence ATGAGTTCAACATTTAGCGATCGAATTCTTGGTGAAGTTTCAAAAGTGGTGATCGGCCAAAAAGAAATGCTTGAAGGCATTCTTATCGGCCTACTAACAGGCGGGCACGTTCTCTTAGAAGGCGTTCCGGGTTTAGCAAAGACACTCACGATCTCGAGTATCTCAAAAGCGATTTCACTTGGGTTTCAAAGAATTCAATTTACTCCGGACCTACTTCCGTCTGATTTGATAGGTACGATGATCTTTAACCAAAAGACTGGCGACTTTACGGCCAGAAAAGGACCAATCTTTACCAATATTGTCCTTGCTGATGAGATCAATCGAGCTCCTGCAAAAGTGCAAAGTGCGCTTCTTGAGGCGATGGCAGAGAGACAAGTAACTATTGGCGAGACAACCTATATTTTAGAAACACCGTTTCTCGTTCTTGCAACTCAAAATCCTTTAGAGCAAGAAGGAACATATCCGCTACCAGAAGCCCAAATGGATCGCTTTATGTTTAAGCTCTTAGTAACTTATCCTTCAAAAAGTGAAGAGATGAAAATTTTAGAGAACATGAGCAGAGAGCAAGCTCCTTCCATCTCGACTGTCGTCTCTAAAGAGGAGTTGCTTGAAGCAAGATCTGCGGTGAATCGCGTTTATATCGACGAAAAGGTTAAGCGATATATTGTTGAGCTTGTGATGGCTACGCGAAGCCCTTCGGAGCACGGCCTAGGTAGACTCACTCATCTTATTAGTCTTGGTGGCTCTCCGCGAGCTACAATCAATCTGACTCGTGCAGCACTGGCCCATGCCTTTTTACGAGGTAAGGATTTTACAACAATCGATAACGTAAAAGCGATTGCGAAAGATGTTCTTCGGCACCGAATTATTTTAACCTATGAAGCTGAGGCAGAAGGTGTGACAGTCGATGAAGTGATTTCAGAAATCTTAGGTGAGATCGAGATTGCGTGA